The sequence GCTTCACAGAGGAAAggagaaccccccccccccccaaatccATGTCGTCACACTCAGTCTGGTCCCTGCTCCTCGCAATGTGTAGTTATCATGCTTTAAGACCAAACGGACTATGGTGGCTAAACAAGGATGCAACCCTCCCCCTTTCTGTCTTTAAGCACATGAAAAGCCAATCAACAATGTTTCTCTGTCCATTCGTTATGCATGATAAGACTGCATGGCTTCAACCACACTCCAAgacctacaaaaaaaaaaacaaaaattcaagaCAAGACACTCACCAAAAAGACTGTACAGAAAATTGCATCAGTGGATATATTCAAAGAAGCTGCAACAAGGACTACTTGAGTGGACACAGGAATGTTGGGATGCCTTTAAGAGACTGTTTTTCCACtctaaaaaagaaacacataatggatattttacatttttaacctACATGCTTTGTCTTGCTCCATAACAGCATTGGTGTATAATATATAAGATAACATAAGAATCAAGAAGTGAAACAGCACAATTAACTGTGTCAAAAAGCACCAACCTATGATTTCAAAAGTATGAAACAAAGGGGAATCAGTATTTTGTAAATGTGGTAGCATTTagtaattttatgttttgtaactGACTTTGTGCTTTATATGAGAGCCAGGCCTGAATATATGAATGAGAGTGCTAagagattaaattaatttaacaaatTCATCAAACATAAGAGTGAGGCCTTCAGCCATCATGTATCTGCCTTTCAGTTGATTTTGCATGGAATAATCAATTACTTAAATAGCTTTAGATATGTTATGGTATTGAACAATCAGTTTTCTGTAGTTAAGCCTCActattttgtctgtttcaaaACAAGATGGAAGCATTTTAATGGGACCACAATGAAGAAGTACAACAGCATTACACCTTCATATTACACAGTCCTAAGATTTTGAGATATGGTGCACAGATGTGTAATCTTATTCCTTTTTCCTAGCTTCTACTCAAGAGGAAAATGGCTGGGATCAGTGAGGCATTTGTATGGCTTCAGAAACTTGGGTGTACAGATAACTTAAGAATACAGTGTGCTTGAATGTTTTGTCCACTTTGACACTACTGCAGAATATGATTCTAGCAGACTGAAGACAAGTGAACACAGTTGTTGAGAACAGATTGATTAATGTCTCCTTATAACTACTGCATAGTATATCTATCACAAACATGaccatgttttacttttttatttttaaagcaaaactcTGGATGTCTCTTAATATCAATGTCTTCTGAGACTGTGTAGGAAGTTGAAAACCCAGAATTGACttaatgtttactttactgaaaaacaaaatagctGTGGTTGGTTTTACCCAATGAAAGCTGTGTTCATGTATATTACTGATTACTGTGTGTATCTGCATATGCAACGCATAAGTATGGATACAGATGTGACAGACATATACAGTATCATATGTCTGTATCTATACAGTTTCCAGTTACacctagctaaaactaatgcagtcttatacaacagccctgcagtaAATCCTGCCCTCATCAAGGTtatgatgttcagtttttgttgtatCTGTTTTACAAAGGTGTTGAACTTAATGgttattttggaggctgtaATTGGTTACATACTCAGAGTTGTGATGTAAATGAAGTGAATGAAAGATTAGAAACATCTGTCAGTGTAAAGGGATACAATTCAGCCTCCAATATGACCATATAGTCAAATTAACACCTATATAAGACAATTTCAACAAATGCTGAATAAATACCTTTGATATGGGTATGAtattattgcagggctgttgtggtacactgcattagttttagctaatAAATCTACTTAATAACAAGTAACTgagtgtatgtactgtatgtttccttTTCAGTGCAAGTGCTAAAATTTTTAATGTGAACAGCTGAACTGCTGTGCCAGCAGATTTATGGCCCAACTAGTTATgtgcaacagtaaaataatcagACATCATGTAGTCAAAGTCTTTCGCACAGTTCACACTGCATTACCTGTATAGTTATAATGTGTTACAGGCAAATATATACATTAAGTGCTTTTGTACAGTGGTATGTTTATGGTGCAACATGTAGTAAATTGTGTCATGTGAGCTTATTGTATGCTATGGTCTGGTCATTATGATctattgaataaaaaaacagaacttaATGATGAACTTCTGACTCTCTCTGGAGTTCTGGGGCAGTTGCATAATTTCTGATGGCAgtgttaaaggttaaaggtgTACTTCACCTTCATTATAAGGCTTACCTCACCCTGGTCAGCTAGTCAGCTAACATCCTCAAGTTTCACTTCACTAGGACCTTTTTAGTTGATGTTTCTAAACACAGGCACTTCTGGCCTTAGAACAGTATCTGTCACCAGTATGATTTTCTGTCTGAGTCATTTTATGGTACAGTAATTTGCTTGAATGCATACATTACATGTCCAGTTTATGGAAATGACaatgtttgaaaattgttgatTTTGCTGATGCAAGGACTATCCAGTAATTACAATGTAATTAATTAGTTGATCATTTGCTCACATAGTGAGATGATTAAGGGGCGGCAACACTGCAAGCTTTCATTATCTACTGACTAAGAAGACTTTATGATGGAACAGTACACACAAAGGTTTTCTAGATATTAATTGAATAGAGTTGTACTTTAATTTGGACCATATTTTATATCAAAACATGTCACAGAGTCAAGCTTATGACAGACATGTTGGCTGGGGTCATAAAGGTCACCTCACATTACATGATACCTGGTTTTCCATACTGAAGGATGAATTGTTGATATTGAAACTTacttgctggaaaaaaaaaaaacagtatttactCACAGGGTTTTAGCAGTCAATgctgaaagaaacaaagaaacttTGCCTGTGAGAGAGCATGAATACAGTAGCATTCATACGATCAAAGCATTAAGTCAGATGTTGTAACAGGATTATGTCTTGCACATGAAAGTATGGCTGTATGTGCTGTAGATTATTTTATTCTCTCTATCTGTCACTGAAGGACAAGTTCTTACGGTTGATAATCACTGGTAACAACTTATAACTTTCTTCCAGGAATATCATTAAACAGATGGTGTTTAAAGCACCAgtgttttgtcatattttgaatTCAGGTTTAAATGTCACTGCTCAGCCACTGTAATCCATTGACTAACTATAGAAGTGTAGTAAGTGTAGAAACTAGACCTTCCTCTGGGATTCTCAAAGCTGTGGCTTCTATTTTTATCCCATCTTTTTTCTCTGATGCTGAGAGAGATGGATTAATATGGTAACAACACAAGAATATGTACCTAAGTTGtcaaagaaaggaaaacatgCCTGTAGcccctctatgtgtgtgtatttccacAATGGAACATTATTCTTCCGCAGACACAAACCGCAGGTAATGTAGTCATTCTGTACTTTCTCAAGTATCTATTCAAATGAAATTTTAGGAATCACTGTTTGTCATAGTTATATCAATGGAAAAAGTAATCTATAACATATTGTGGAACAATACTGGACAATACTGGCTTAACTGGACTACAGTGTGTAAGTGGCATAATAATATGCAGTATAATATTGACAAAACAACTGCAAGGCAAGTATAATAATGaagtaaactgaataatttAATTGTTATCTTGTTACCATCTACATCTATTTCTGCAATATAATGAATTGGCTTTACTTAGAAAGATCTCTTTGTGtcagaaaaaactgaacaacaaACTTCACATAGGCAGAAAATTCTGTTCGTGCTTCCATGTAATAGTTGAAAGTGCATATCTGTCCCAGTACCTACAGTAATTTGGTATTGCACTTAAAGTAACAAGTGTTTGAGGTGGTAAGTAAGGAATTAAGGAATTAAGGAAAGCCTTGTGATAGTCATATTATTTGCATTTGCTACTTTTAAAACACTAGTGCACTTCTCAATAGATTGGGGATCACAAAGTGTTAAAGAACTCCAGTTTAGGCCAATAAAGTCTTTTAAGCATAATTCTTGAATTGAATCAAAtgcttaaaaaatattttcagtaattCACTGCACAGCATCTGTGAGTCAACAACACCTCTCTCTCATGTAGAATTGCAGTGGAAATTGGCTCAAGCTACTGGTGCAAGTGTCCCATCTGGCCTGTCATCACTGACCACAGTCAGCACATCCAGTGTGTGCGAGGACATCATGACTATCTTAACCTGAAAAGAGccataatgtttaaaataactAACCACATTATGTCTTAACTAAGACTCTAAATATAGCTGCTAAAGCTCACAAGTTGCACAGCTGAATGAgtgtataaaaacacattttcaacattacATCACAATGTAATTCAAAAATTCATCAGTTGgtgttaatattgtttttcactCAACCTATGTTTGCagggctttgtttttttttttttttttttactgtaggCAGAGTAATGAGCGTGTCTGcctctctttgtgtgtgcacacacatgatCTCATCTCCCCAGAGAGATGAGGTCATGAGTGAGCAGGAAAGACATTCAGACCCATAGGAGCAGTTATTCTGATTTAATATCCCATATACCTCAACATTTTAGTAGCATGTTTTAGCACTTAAAATTTGTGTCTTTGTAATGTCTTTAAACAAAGCAGGCACTCTTAAAGTGGGTGTGGTTTTGATAGTATTCTATTTGGTTAGAGTAACGTGAGATAAGAAATATTTCTCAGTCTCCCTTCTCATCACCTCTGAACCCCAAGAGGAGACTCTCCTACTGCCTGTTGTCTGCTGCTCTGGTCCACTGACAGACTGGCACACTGATAAAGACACAGTGATGCAGCAATGTGGAACAAAACACTACAAATACCACCAGCTGGCACTACtaggcacacatgcacaccataTATTCAGATGAAatgtatgttatttatttattaggaaTATCACTGTGGTCTCTCTTGATATGCACAATCTTTATACTggagaaaatatgtattttaagaattacatattttttctttttgttttatgggCTCCTGGTACAAGGCAGCCCCCCTGAAACCCTTATTACAAAATCTTTCTTGTAAATTAAACAAGGAAGGGATGTGACTGTGAATTGGAAAATGCATCTTACATATTTTAGAGAATTAACAGAGTCAGCACATGTAGCTACAGCTGCCTTTCTTTGTCTGCAGCATTCACAGCATCCCTCCCCCTTTGCTTCCTTTCTTGCTGGGCGTTTACTTgctttcagcaccatggacagtgACCTGCCTAATGGAGCtgcgttgccatggcgacgTGCTGTCTGTTCGCTGGAGCCCGCGGTGTGCTCTGAAGCAGCCTGTAATTTAAAATTCTGACGagcccccctcctcctcttcacagaGCAGCAGCCGCAGCTCGCCCACATCAGATTAGCATTCTCTGCTAAATATTACCGCTACATTTGCCTTATAAGGGCTGATGACAAAGGAAATTGCAGTCTGCTAAAATTGCTGCAGCGTGAGAGGAACGATGCAGGAAGACATGGTGATGCACAATGCGGCAGAGCTCGTGCACGCGCACGTATATGTTTGACCTCAATCCAAAATCAATACATAGCAGGTGGGAGGGGTGCGCAGATTTGAGGTGTTTATTATGTAGGtcactttgttttcttgtagtataatcatctttttttcttttctaccattatttattttatatgttgcAGTACAGTAAGGCTGCTGCATGAGACACGAGGCAGAAATGCACATGAGCAATGTAGAGCAGACATGAGCTCATCATAGCTGCACATGCAGGTTTAATCCATGGGATGTCACTGCTCACCTCTAGATTAGGAGACACATGATGGGAGTGTGCTGGATAGATCACACAGAGTTTAAGGAGAAGGAATGTGAATGTCAACAACTTTATCTACATAAGGccaaaaacactgacacaaaaaaatttaaaaaacgcTGTATTTTAGGGGTTCGAATATTTTTcctaaaaatattcaatacGTTTCCTATATGCACTGTGTACTATGTAACTTAGTATTATTTGAAGCTGAACATGCAAACAAGGGAAATTTTTGTACAGGCAAGCATATAAATATATGGAGAACAAAAATCCCAGTAATGACTGGTTACTTGAATTTCAATTGCACTTGTTTTCCAAGAAAACAAGGAAAcgtgacataaaaacaatgaaactgGCATTTACATCCTTTATAACCTTAAAGGTCAAGTGTTTTGGCAACAATTACATTGTTAAATTATGTGGCTTATGTCTAGtttgttaaattgttttctgaagaatgtgtggaattaAAACAGGTTAATGAGACAAATAATGTTGTGGGAGACACTGTAATACAATGggacacaaaagacaaaaaacatgatttgacATTACTTGGTGTTACTGTAGGCTAAACTCGAAGAAACCGTTTTATGGTCACTGCAGCATCGTTTCAGTGACAATAGGTGGTGCtgttacattatatattatCATAGTGGTtgtgtgtgagatgttttttttttttttttttttttacatgtgcaTTCAGTGGCAACCCAAAGAGACGCGTGGAGGAGCGGACCTAAACAGCCCTTATTCTGCTGCCAGAATGATGTTCCTGCAGACTTTTGATTTTTTATGCTTAAGAGGAAACTGAAAATCATTGCGAATTTGTTGACGGATTTATGGTCGTTGAGTAAAAGACTTCTGTCAAACAATGGCGATAACGGACATCAAAGGACAATGGCTGCATGTGTGGATTTCTTTTTGTCTGGCGCTGCTGATTGTTACTCATCTGAAGGGGATCTCTGCTCAAATACGATATTCAATTCTGGAAGAATTGAAATTAGGCACTGCAGTTGGAAATGTAGCCAAAGACCTTGGATTAGATCTTGGGAGACTGGCGGATAGGAATCTCCGTGTCGTGTCAGGAACAAAGCAGGATCTGTTTAAGGTAAATCAGACAGATGGAGTTTTGTTAGTGTACCAGAGAGTAGACAGAGAGGAACTGTGTGGAAACACTGTTCCGTGCATCACAAATCTGAAAGCAGTTGTAGAAAACCCTCTGGAAATGCACCAAGTAATAGTTGAAATACGCGACATAAACGACAATTCGCCGAAATTTCCTGATGAAAACTACACATTAGAGGTGCTGGAGTCTGCCATAATTGGATCTCGATTTCAAATGGAAGGGGCACACGACTTAGATGTTGGTTTGAATTCCCTACAATCGTATAAACTAAACCATAACCAATATTTTCGCCTGGAAACTGAGGAATTTGGGGAAGATGGGAAGGTTCCATTCCTTATATTACAGCGATCATTGGATAGAGAACACACTGCTCAACACTGGTTACTGTTAACAGCTGCAGACGGAGGTAAACCATCAAAATCTAGTTCTATTAATATCACTGTTGTTGTATCTGATATAAATGACAACTCACCAGTATGTGATAGACAGAAATACACTATTACGGTAAAGGAAAACGCACCTGCGGGGACGTTTCTCCTGACAGTGGATGCATCTGACTTGGATGAAGGGATGAACGGTGAGGTCGAATATTCAATACGGAGCAAACTAAGAGGACTCTCAACTGAGCCTTTCGATTTAAATAGCAGAACTGGCAAACTAACTGTGAAAGGAGGCCTTGATTTCGAGGAAAAGCAATTGTACGAGATTAAGGTACTGGCTGCGGACAAAGGTGCCGTGTCTCTCTCCACACACTGCAACGTGGTTGTTAAAGTTGAAGACGTGAACGATAACCCACCTGAAATAGACATCACATCCCTCTCGAGTCGCATTCCAGAGGATGCACCTCCTGGAACGGTGGTGGCGCTGGTGGGTGTGACGGATCTTGACTCAGGTGTGAACGGACAGGTGGTCTGCAGTGTGCCGGGTCACTTGCCTTTTGACTTAAAGCCATCCCCAGACGGACAGTCATACTCTTTGGTCACCAAGGAAAACCTAGACAAGGAAACAGTACATATGTATAATATTACAATAACGGCAAAGGATTTAGGGACTCCCTCTCTGTCATCTACGAAGGTGATACAAGTAGATGTGCTAGATGTTAATGATAATAGTCCTTTATTCACTGAAAGCCCATACAATTTTTACGTGCTTGAAAACAACAAGCCCGgagtgtcatttttttcagtgagcGCGGCTGATGCTGATGGGGATGAAAATGCTGCAGTTATATACACACTCGATCGTAAGAGTCCGGGACCCACTGTGACCTCCTTTTTGAATATAAATGAAGCCAGTGGCGCAATTTCAGCGCTAAAAAGTTTCGACTTTGAAACTCTGAAAACGTTCAAGTTCCAAGTTGTCGCCACAGATTCTGGAACTCCGTCACTAAGCAGCAACGTCACTGTGAACGTGTTCATTCTGGATCAGAACGACAACGCTCCAGTCATCCTGTATCCAGTCAGCTCTAACGGTTCTGCTGAAGGTGTGGAGGAGATTCCCCGCAATGTGAACGCAGGACACTTGGTGACTAAAGTCAGAGCCTATGACGCTGATATAGGATATAACGGCTGGTTactcttttcactgcagcaagTTACTGACCACAGTCTCTTTGGTTTGGACCGCTATACAGGACAGATCAGAACACTTCGCTCATTCACAGAGACAGACGAGGCTGAGCATAAACTGGTCATACTGGTCAAAGATAATGGGAACGTTTCACTCTCAGCAACAGCTACTGTGATTGTCAAACTTGTGGAGCCCAAAGAAGCTTTTGCAGCATCTGATGTTACCAGCGCGGCAAACGATCAAGGAGAaaataatattgtattttacttgattaTAACTTTGGGCTCAGTGTCTATACTTTTTCTTGTCAGTATCATCGTTCTGATTGCAATGCA comes from Thunnus maccoyii chromosome 8, fThuMac1.1, whole genome shotgun sequence and encodes:
- the LOC121902307 gene encoding protocadherin alpha-3-like, with product MAITDIKGQWLHVWISFCLALLIVTHLKGISAQIRYSILEELKLGTAVGNVAKDLGLDLGRLADRNLRVVSGTKQDLFKVNQTDGVLLVYQRVDREELCGNTVPCITNLKAVVENPLEMHQVIVEIRDINDNSPKFPDENYTLEVLESAIIGSRFQMEGAHDLDVGLNSLQSYKLNHNQYFRLETEEFGEDGKVPFLILQRSLDREHTAQHWLLLTAADGGKPSKSSSINITVVVSDINDNSPVCDRQKYTITVKENAPAGTFLLTVDASDLDEGMNGEVEYSIRSKLRGLSTEPFDLNSRTGKLTVKGGLDFEEKQLYEIKVLAADKGAVSLSTHCNVVVKVEDVNDNPPEIDITSLSSRIPEDAPPGTVVALVGVTDLDSGVNGQVVCSVPGHLPFDLKPSPDGQSYSLVTKENLDKETVHMYNITITAKDLGTPSLSSTKVIQVDVLDVNDNSPLFTESPYNFYVLENNKPGVSFFSVSAADADGDENAAVIYTLDRKSPGPTVTSFLNINEASGAISALKSFDFETLKTFKFQVVATDSGTPSLSSNVTVNVFILDQNDNAPVILYPVSSNGSAEGVEEIPRNVNAGHLVTKVRAYDADIGYNGWLLFSLQQVTDHSLFGLDRYTGQIRTLRSFTETDEAEHKLVILVKDNGNVSLSATATVIVKLVEPKEAFAASDVTSAANDQGENNIVFYLIITLGSVSILFLVSIIVLIAMQCSKSTDYSSKYLQDANYDGTLCHSIQYRSGDKRYMLVGPRMSIGSTIVPGSHANTLVVPDRRRASEEALPIISGSSLMWAVWLTEYTSKAVYQII